CCAGCCGTTCGTCCAGGCGATTAAGTTTAACATGCGCGCAAACGGCTGGCGCCCGTTTCGAGAGGTTGCGGTTCGGCAAGCGTTTGCCTGTGCAATCGACAAGCGAGTCCTCGCGGAGAATCTCTATCGCGGCTTCGCCGAACCAGCGTTTACGATGCAGCCGCGTTTTTCCAAGTGGTACGTCGAGGAGGGACTGCAACAGTATCTGTTCGGCATTGACGATCTCTATGGGCAGGAACCGGCCATGACTCGCATGCGGCAGGGCATCGAGGGGACAGGCTATCGCTACGACGGGACAACGCTCGTAGGTTCCGACGGTGCACCGGTGCGGCTATCGCTATATGCCAGTTCAGCGAGCGAGACGAATCAGACGCTGGCCGAACTTCTCGCCCAAGAGATCGAATCGAATCTCGGTATCGCCGTTCGCATCGAAACGATTCCCGGCAACACATTTCAGCAAAAGTACGCCGCGAACGCGCCACCAAGGGGGCGAGAAGTTCCGTGGAGCGCGGGGACGTTCAACGGGGGGCCGCGCGACATCTCGGTCAGTCAGGAACCGTGGGACATGTCCGTCGTCCTCGGATTCAATACGTATCCCCGGACACCGAGTTCGAGTGCCACGTTCTTCGACGAGCGGGGGAATATCAACTACTACGGCTACGTTCCGGAATCGAATATCCCGGAACTGTACGCTGAAGCGTCCCAGACTATCGACGAACAGCGACGGCGTGAACTATTCGGAGAGGTATTTCGGAAGCTCGCCCGCGAACAACCCTTTGGCTTCCTCTTGCTCCCGTCGAACATCGTTGGCGCACAAGACGAACTCGTTGGGCCGACGGAGACGTTCGCCAGCGGGTGGAATGCTCAGACGTACTACTTCGACCAATGAGGTGGTACGTCGCTCGCCGGCTTCTCTGGGCCGTCGCCGCGACATTCATCGTCCTCTCGATCACATGGGCGCTGCTGTACGCGACCGAACAACAGGCACTCACCGCTATCCAGTTCGAAGCCGCGGTCTCCGGTAGTGACGCCGAGGCCGCGAGGGAGGCTTACGAACAACAACGTGGCCTAAATCGTCCGCTCTGGCGGCAGTACACCGATTACATGACCAGTATGGCGACGTTCAACTGGGGATACAGTCTCTCTCGAGGCCAACCAGTGACCGCGGCAATCGCCGAGGCCTTGCCGTATACGATGATGTACTCCGTCCCGTGGACAATTCTCACGATTCTGTGCGGATTGTCTATTGGGCTGTACTCGGCGACCCACCAGTACTCCCGGTTCGACTACGCTGCGACGTTCATCGCCTTCTTTGGGTACGCGATTCCGAATTTCTGGTTCGGTATTGTTTTGTTAGTGTTGTTCGGCGTCCAACTTGACTGGGTCCCGATCGTCTTCGACCCGAACGTACCCGTGTTCAGTTTGGCTAATGGGAGACAGCTCATTCTGCCTGTTTTTGTCCTGACCACGGGGTCGATAGCCAGCCTGACGCGGTACACACGGGCAGAAGCGCTGGAATACGTTGAAGCGACGTTTACGAAGACGGCGAGAGCGAAAGGCGTCTCGGAGCGGCGGATACTGCTGTTGCACGTCCTCAGACCCGCAGCCGTCCCGCTCTCGACGATTCTGGTGGCCGACCTGCTTGGACTGTTCATCGCCAGTTCCTATCTCGTTGAAGTCGTCTTCGGCATCCCCGGACTGGGACAGTTAAGTTTCAAAGCCATTCAAAACCAGGACACGCCGCTGGTCCTTGCGACGACGCTCATCGGCGTCTTCATCGCGATCGTCGGGAACTTGCTTCAGGACATTGCCTACACTGTACTGGACCCCCGAATCGAATACGGTGATCGCTGATGAGCTCGGATACGCCTCGGCGACGATTCGAGGACATCGAGTGGGAGGCTAACGGCGGCTTTGCTTTGAGCAGGCAGACTGCAGGATTGGTACTGACACTGGGCGGGCTCACCATCGTGTTCGTCATCGATTACCTCCAAGCGGGACCGTTGTTCACACCGAATCCAGTGCTCCGGGAGGGATGGGACCTCACGCAGTTAGACTGGCTGTTCAT
This genomic stretch from Haloarcula limicola harbors:
- a CDS encoding ABC transporter permease, which codes for MRWYVARRLLWAVAATFIVLSITWALLYATEQQALTAIQFEAAVSGSDAEAAREAYEQQRGLNRPLWRQYTDYMTSMATFNWGYSLSRGQPVTAAIAEALPYTMMYSVPWTILTILCGLSIGLYSATHQYSRFDYAATFIAFFGYAIPNFWFGIVLLVLFGVQLDWVPIVFDPNVPVFSLANGRQLILPVFVLTTGSIASLTRYTRAEALEYVEATFTKTARAKGVSERRILLLHVLRPAAVPLSTILVADLLGLFIASSYLVEVVFGIPGLGQLSFKAIQNQDTPLVLATTLIGVFIAIVGNLLQDIAYTVLDPRIEYGDR